One stretch of Hemitrygon akajei chromosome 18, sHemAka1.3, whole genome shotgun sequence DNA includes these proteins:
- the LOC140741538 gene encoding keratin, type I cytoskeletal 19-like, whose amino-acid sequence MQSSFTSSTSRQTLGSRSLAGTPSRIRGSSMSSFGQGRISSSRVSSYGMGSSLGAGLGMSSGLMSASGGGFGGGFGGAGGFSMISSSSSSSALTNEKETMQSLNDRLAAYLEKVRSLEKSNAELEIQIREYYQQAGPATRDYSEYWATINNLRDQINELILANSGIMLQVDNSKLAAEDFKTKFETELTIRMSVENDINGLRMMLDNLTLERSQLETDIENLKEELIYIRKNHEDELRSLRSQMSGNVSVDVKDEDSADLLKILADIRAKHEAMVNQHKIETDEWYKQEIVTKQQEMTVNAGAIDGEKSKLTELRRSCQGLETELSTLQSIIASLERNLDEVDMRFSGERDGLQMTINGLEAELGGIRTKLMSMSAEYQQLLNIKSRLEAEIETYRRLLGGIGSQSSGQSSSSSTVTRTVVREERQPVVSTKTKTITVVEKVVDGRVVSSQVEEKS is encoded by the exons ATGCAATCCAGCTTCACCAGCAGCACCTCGCGTCAGACCCTGGGGTCCCGGAGCTTGGCCGGGACCCCCTCACGCATTCGGGGAAGTAGTATGTCCAGCTTCGGCCAGGGCCGCATATCCAGCAGTCGAGTCTCCAGCTACGGCATGGGCTCGTCCCTGGGCGCCGGCCTGGGAATGAGCTCCGGCCTGATGTCCGCATCCGGCGGCGGGTTCGGCGGCGGGTTCGGCGGCGCGGGAGGCTTCAGCAtgatctcctcctcctcctcctcctccgccTTGACCAACGAGAAAGAGACCATGCAGTCGCTGAACGACCGGCTGGCGGCGTACCTGGAGAAGGTGCGCTCCCTGGAGAAGTCCAACGCCGAGCTGGAGATTCAGATCCGGGAGTACTACCAACAGGCCGGTCCCGCCACCCGCGACTACAGCGAGTACTGGGCCACCATCAACAACCTCCGCGACCAG ATCAACGAATTGATCCTCGCCAACTCCGGAATCATGCTCCAGGTGGACAACTCCAAACTGGCGGCGGAAGACTTCAAGACCAA GTTTGAAACTGAGTTGACCATCAGGATGTCCGTTGAGAACGATATCAACGGTCTGCGCATGATGTTGGACAACCTGACCCTCGAGAGGAGTCAGCTGGAGACAGATATCGAGAACCTGAAAGAGGAGCTCATTTACATCAGGAAAAACCATGAAGAT GAACTCAGGAGCCTGAGGTCTCAGATGTCTGGGAACGTGTCTGTCGATGTCAAAGATGAAGACTCCGCGGACTTGCTCAAGATTCTGGCAGACATTCGGGCGAAACATGAAGCCATGGTCAACCAGCACAAGATAGAGACCGACGAATGGTACAAACAGGAG ATTGTGACCAAGCAACAAGAGATGACCGTCAACGCGGGTGCCATCGACGGGGAGAAATCCAAGCTCACTGAGCTGAGGCGCAGCTGTCAGGGGCTGGAAACCGAGCTGAGCACACTGCAGAGTATT ATCGCCTCTCTGGAGAGGAACCTGGACGAGGTTGATATGCGCTTCAGCGGAGAGAGGGACGGGCTGCAGATGACCATCAACGGGCTGGAAGCGGAGCTGGGGGGCATCCGTACCAAACTCATGTCAATGAGCGCGGAGTACCAGCAGCTCCTGAACATAAAGAGCAGGCTGGAGGCGGAAATTGAGACCTATCGCCGGCTGCTGGGCGGCATCGG GAGCCAGTCTTCTGGCCAGTCGTCAAGCTCATCAACTGTTACGAGGACAGTGGTCAGGGAGGAAAGAC AGCCCGTTGTTTCGACCAAGACCAAGACGATCACCGTGGTGGAGAAGGTGGTGGACGGAAGGGTAGTGTCTTCTCAAGTGGAGGAGAAGAGTTAA